A window from Mycolicibacterium tokaiense encodes these proteins:
- a CDS encoding alpha/beta hydrolase translates to MPPGPTVRALASATITRWTLGCLTSAIPANQPGVWFGRGLIATIMAAGGSMPAGTTVVPVRTSRVRGEWVLGPGVEFGSRAGYYVHGSAFVLCSTATHRKLVARLSEATGLPFFVVDYRLAPRHRFPIAAEDVEAGYRWLLEQGYSGSDIVIGADSAGGHLTCDMLLAHTRHAAFQPAAVVLFSPLIDLTMALAKQQERTRRDPAMSAAAAARMVELYTHGQDPLHVRLRLRFTDARLLPPMLIQVGSFEMLSADARHLHAELSESGGRSTLEVWPGMVHVFQALPRVAPEATVALRRAAEFITEHLPVSRVDELRELG, encoded by the coding sequence ATGCCGCCCGGCCCCACCGTGCGTGCTCTGGCGTCCGCGACCATCACGCGCTGGACGCTGGGATGCCTGACCAGCGCGATTCCCGCCAATCAACCGGGCGTCTGGTTCGGCCGCGGACTGATCGCGACCATCATGGCCGCAGGCGGGTCCATGCCGGCCGGCACGACGGTCGTCCCCGTCCGCACGTCACGCGTGCGCGGCGAGTGGGTACTCGGCCCCGGCGTCGAATTCGGCTCGCGGGCAGGATATTACGTGCACGGCAGCGCCTTCGTGCTCTGCTCCACCGCCACCCACCGCAAGCTGGTGGCCCGGCTGTCGGAAGCCACGGGACTGCCGTTCTTCGTGGTGGACTACCGCTTGGCACCCCGGCACCGCTTCCCGATTGCCGCCGAGGATGTCGAGGCCGGCTACCGCTGGCTGCTGGAGCAGGGTTACTCGGGTTCTGACATCGTGATCGGCGCCGACTCGGCCGGAGGGCACCTCACCTGCGACATGTTGCTGGCCCACACCCGCCACGCCGCGTTCCAGCCTGCAGCCGTGGTGCTGTTCTCGCCGTTGATCGACCTGACCATGGCACTGGCCAAGCAGCAGGAGAGGACACGACGCGACCCCGCGATGTCGGCAGCTGCGGCAGCACGGATGGTCGAGCTCTACACCCACGGCCAGGACCCGCTGCATGTTCGGCTGCGGCTGCGTTTCACCGACGCCCGCCTGCTCCCACCGATGCTGATCCAGGTCGGCAGCTTCGAGATGCTCAGCGCCGACGCCCGGCACCTGCACGCCGAGCTCTCGGAATCCGGCGGCCGGAGCACCCTGGAGGTGTGGCCGGGGATGGTGCACGTCTTCCAGGCGCTGCCCAGGGTCGCGCCGGAGGCGACCGTCGCGCTGCGCCGAGCGGCCGAGTTCATCACCGAACACCTCCCCGTCAGCCGGGTCGACGAGCTTCGGGAGCTGGGCTGA
- a CDS encoding nuclear transport factor 2 family protein, with the protein MPVEQATRSAADTVLGMWRSLSARDWAAVPAFLAPDCIYLDMPVGPTAAAKGPDNIVKRLKIGLAPLAAYENFDGLLVADGEHVMYEHSESWRWRTGESALLEFVTVHRVVDGRITLWKDYWDMGALTAHAPSTWLSDFATADMSWVYDASADL; encoded by the coding sequence ATGCCGGTTGAGCAGGCCACCCGCAGCGCCGCGGACACGGTGCTGGGCATGTGGCGGTCCCTGTCGGCCCGCGACTGGGCCGCCGTGCCGGCCTTCCTGGCTCCCGACTGCATCTACCTCGATATGCCGGTGGGCCCCACCGCCGCAGCCAAGGGCCCCGACAACATCGTCAAGCGGCTCAAGATCGGGCTGGCACCGCTGGCGGCGTACGAGAACTTCGACGGCCTGCTGGTGGCCGACGGCGAACACGTGATGTACGAGCACTCCGAGTCGTGGCGGTGGCGCACTGGCGAATCCGCGTTGTTGGAGTTCGTCACCGTGCACCGCGTGGTCGACGGCCGGATCACGCTGTGGAAGGACTACTGGGACATGGGCGCGCTGACCGCCCACGCGCCGTCGACGTGGTTGAGCGACTTCGCCACCGCCGACATGTCCTGGGTGTACGACGCGTCGGCGGACCTCTGA
- a CDS encoding MerR family transcriptional regulator, giving the protein MTEYRIDDLAREAGTTTRNVRVYLDNGLLPRPQRRGRAAIYTDEHLTRLLAVVRLLGQGFTVKHILKFITGVQRGQGLAEVLDLTDLGELVTEPFSRAKPLTMTRAQLETRLGPLSEETVQQLIAGDIVEPTDDGQSYLVRDRGLIDDFAELAARQMPLSAILATTGAVDQKLDEAAHLLSAAAHAEVVRQRGAGWYPDDDAEFAWAADLVDVMRKVARRRAHASMDRALDRATRAQLRQYTQQHDETAAEASG; this is encoded by the coding sequence GTGACCGAATACCGGATCGACGACCTCGCGCGGGAGGCGGGGACGACGACCCGCAACGTCCGCGTCTACCTCGACAACGGTCTGCTGCCTCGACCCCAGCGCCGCGGACGCGCCGCCATCTACACCGACGAGCATCTGACCCGGTTGCTGGCGGTCGTCCGGTTACTCGGCCAGGGCTTCACCGTCAAGCACATCCTGAAGTTCATCACCGGAGTGCAGCGCGGTCAGGGCCTCGCCGAGGTGCTCGACCTCACCGATCTCGGTGAACTGGTGACCGAACCGTTCTCGCGCGCGAAGCCACTCACCATGACGCGGGCGCAACTGGAAACTCGTTTGGGTCCGCTGTCGGAAGAGACCGTGCAGCAATTGATCGCCGGCGACATCGTCGAACCCACCGACGACGGGCAGTCGTATCTCGTTCGCGATCGTGGCCTGATCGACGACTTCGCCGAACTGGCCGCACGCCAGATGCCGTTGTCGGCCATCCTGGCCACCACCGGAGCGGTCGACCAGAAACTCGACGAGGCGGCCCACCTGCTGTCGGCAGCCGCACATGCCGAGGTGGTCCGACAACGCGGCGCCGGCTGGTACCCGGACGATGACGCCGAGTTCGCCTGGGCGGCCGATCTCGTCGACGTGATGCGCAAGGTGGCCCGGCGCCGTGCTCACGCCAGCATGGACCGGGCACTCGACCGTGCGACGCGTGCCCAACTGCGGCAGTACACACAGCAACACGACGAGACTGCAGCAGAAGCCTCCGGTTGA
- a CDS encoding SDR family NAD(P)-dependent oxidoreductase gives MLGIGTALRAWRGPRRTTAANAVITGAGSGIGRAFALELARRGGHVVCADIDPERAAETVTLIQELPTGAGYAVPCDVSDRAAVELLAEQAQQIFDGAPTLVINNAGVGIGGKPIGDIGFDDWDWALGINLWGVVYGCEVFTPILRQAGRGGIINVASAAGFAAAPSMAAYNVSKAGVMSLSETLAAELDGTGIAVTVLCPTFVQTNVFTDGRITPASMNLSQQLARWTGLSPDNVAVRTLDAHASGRLYVVPQLDAIVIWHLKRHFPALYVRGAGLLGRLLPDN, from the coding sequence ATGCTCGGCATCGGCACCGCCCTGCGGGCGTGGCGCGGGCCGCGGCGCACCACCGCTGCCAACGCAGTGATCACGGGCGCGGGCAGCGGCATCGGACGTGCGTTCGCCCTCGAACTGGCCCGCCGCGGCGGACACGTCGTCTGTGCCGACATCGACCCCGAGCGCGCCGCGGAGACTGTCACACTGATCCAGGAACTCCCCACCGGCGCCGGCTATGCCGTGCCGTGCGACGTGTCCGACCGAGCCGCAGTGGAACTCCTGGCCGAACAGGCGCAGCAGATCTTCGACGGCGCACCGACACTGGTGATCAACAACGCCGGCGTCGGGATCGGTGGAAAACCGATCGGCGACATCGGATTCGATGACTGGGACTGGGCGCTGGGGATCAATCTCTGGGGGGTCGTCTACGGATGTGAGGTGTTCACCCCGATCCTGCGGCAGGCCGGCCGCGGCGGCATCATCAACGTCGCTTCCGCCGCCGGCTTCGCCGCCGCACCCTCGATGGCCGCCTACAACGTGTCCAAGGCCGGCGTGATGTCGCTGTCGGAAACGCTGGCCGCCGAACTGGACGGCACCGGTATCGCGGTCACCGTGTTGTGTCCCACCTTCGTGCAGACCAATGTGTTCACCGACGGCCGCATCACGCCGGCCTCGATGAACCTGAGCCAACAGCTGGCGCGCTGGACCGGCCTGTCGCCCGACAACGTCGCCGTGCGCACCCTCGACGCCCACGCCAGCGGGCGGCTGTACGTCGTCCCGCAACTCGACGCCATCGTCATCTGGCACCTCAAACGGCATTTTCCCGCCCTCTACGTCCGCGGCGCCGGACTCCTCGGCCGCCTGCTGCCCGACAACTGA
- a CDS encoding flavin-containing monooxygenase, translated as MTVNVAIVGAGFAGIGAAIRLQQQGITDVVLFERDTRVGGTWRDNTYPGAACDIPSRLYSYSFAANPDWSHTYSGSAEILQYIERMVETAGLAGRIRFEHTVTGVAYDEAAGEWTVRLKGRKPIRARTVIVASGPLSNVSLPDIPGIDTFEGTKIHSARWNHEYDFSGKKVAVIGTGASAVQIIPQLVKTAGSVKVFQRTPGWVLPRLNTRTADWTRRLYASAPVAEKAVRSAWFWGHESVALGVVWDTPFTRLVEAISRANLRRQVKDSWLRRQLTPDFAAGCKRLLMTSDYYPALQADNCKLVTWPIARLSPRGIRTVEGIEHQFDAIVFATGFEVSKAGTPFPVSGVDGRDLASEWSNGAYAYRSVAVSGFPNLFFTFGPNSGPGHSSALVYMEAQIGYIVEAIGALLRFDWKALDVRPEAQTRHNAEIQRRLRSTTWNSGCQSWYLTADGFNATMYPGFASQYVRQLRSVDLQDYRITEGERRGAPVLTA; from the coding sequence ATGACCGTCAACGTGGCGATCGTCGGCGCCGGATTCGCCGGGATCGGCGCCGCCATCAGATTGCAGCAGCAGGGCATCACCGACGTTGTCCTCTTCGAACGCGACACCCGGGTGGGCGGCACCTGGCGGGACAACACCTATCCCGGTGCGGCCTGCGACATCCCGTCGCGGCTGTACTCCTACAGCTTTGCGGCCAACCCGGACTGGTCGCACACCTACTCCGGCAGCGCCGAGATCCTGCAGTACATCGAGCGGATGGTCGAGACTGCCGGGCTGGCGGGGCGGATCCGCTTCGAACACACCGTCACCGGGGTGGCCTACGACGAAGCCGCGGGGGAGTGGACGGTGAGGTTGAAGGGCCGCAAGCCGATTCGGGCCCGGACCGTGATCGTGGCCTCCGGTCCGCTCTCCAACGTCAGCCTGCCGGACATTCCTGGTATCGATACCTTCGAGGGCACCAAGATCCACAGTGCCCGCTGGAATCACGAATACGACTTCTCCGGCAAGAAGGTCGCCGTCATCGGCACCGGCGCCAGCGCCGTGCAGATCATCCCCCAACTGGTCAAGACCGCCGGATCGGTCAAGGTGTTCCAGCGCACGCCGGGCTGGGTGCTTCCGCGGCTGAACACCCGCACCGCCGACTGGACCCGACGCCTCTACGCCAGCGCGCCCGTGGCAGAGAAGGCCGTGCGCTCGGCGTGGTTCTGGGGTCACGAATCGGTGGCTCTCGGGGTGGTCTGGGACACCCCGTTCACCCGGCTGGTGGAAGCGATCAGCCGAGCCAATCTGCGTCGGCAGGTGAAAGATTCGTGGCTGCGCCGGCAGTTGACACCGGACTTCGCGGCGGGGTGCAAGCGGCTGCTGATGACCAGTGACTACTACCCGGCGCTGCAGGCGGACAACTGCAAGCTGGTCACGTGGCCGATCGCGCGCCTGTCGCCGCGCGGCATCCGCACCGTGGAGGGCATCGAGCACCAGTTCGACGCCATCGTGTTCGCCACCGGCTTCGAGGTGTCCAAGGCCGGCACCCCGTTTCCGGTCTCCGGTGTCGACGGCCGCGACCTGGCATCGGAATGGAGCAACGGCGCCTACGCCTACCGCAGCGTCGCGGTCTCGGGATTTCCAAACCTGTTTTTCACCTTCGGGCCCAACTCCGGTCCCGGGCACAGCTCGGCACTGGTGTACATGGAGGCCCAGATCGGCTACATCGTCGAGGCGATCGGCGCCCTGCTCCGGTTCGACTGGAAGGCGCTCGACGTCCGCCCCGAAGCGCAGACCCGCCACAACGCCGAGATCCAGCGCCGGCTGCGCTCCACCACCTGGAATTCCGGGTGTCAGAGCTGGTATCTGACCGCGGACGGGTTCAACGCCACGATGTATCCCGGTTTCGCCAGCCAGTACGTCCGGCAGCTGCGGTCAGTGGATCTGCAGGACTACCGGATCACCGAGGGCGAACGACGGGGTGCACCGGTGCTGACCGCCTAG
- a CDS encoding ferritin-like domain-containing protein codes for MAMDLDTMLQKIKDKQWALVDIDWDAPGAELIDDDLWAKLKPFMTDLMWIENVGARGFAALAKKAPTPTLKSIYEHFHAEEQKHANAELALMRRWGMLEDDEIPPPSVNVQLVITWLDKFSDGMSLSILGTVIPMLEVALDGALIKFITDEVKDPVAQEVFKRINSDESRHLAVDFEVMDILGHATARKLAVEFVGSWMNPALLIGTLSYFPLLNKMRDNIVAMGVDEEKLYQAMRRFRSVGQRSEFVHRVPMYRFISWHSKKVIDRSSKYHWLADSLVKVTGAIPMPLVRHTPTWSDELTYEPVA; via the coding sequence GTGGCGATGGATCTGGACACCATGCTGCAGAAGATCAAGGACAAGCAGTGGGCCCTGGTCGACATCGACTGGGATGCACCCGGCGCCGAGCTCATCGACGACGACCTGTGGGCCAAGCTCAAGCCGTTCATGACAGACCTGATGTGGATCGAGAACGTCGGCGCCCGCGGGTTCGCCGCGCTCGCGAAGAAGGCCCCCACTCCGACGCTGAAGAGCATCTACGAGCACTTCCACGCCGAAGAGCAGAAGCATGCGAACGCCGAACTGGCCCTGATGCGCCGCTGGGGCATGCTGGAGGACGACGAGATCCCGCCGCCGAGTGTCAATGTGCAGTTGGTGATCACGTGGCTGGACAAGTTCTCCGACGGGATGTCGCTGTCGATTCTGGGCACGGTCATACCGATGCTCGAGGTGGCGCTCGACGGTGCGCTGATCAAGTTCATCACCGACGAGGTGAAGGATCCGGTGGCCCAGGAGGTGTTCAAGCGCATCAACTCCGACGAATCACGGCATCTGGCCGTCGATTTCGAGGTGATGGACATCCTGGGCCACGCGACCGCACGCAAGCTGGCTGTCGAGTTCGTCGGCAGCTGGATGAACCCTGCACTCCTGATCGGCACCCTCAGCTACTTTCCGCTGTTGAACAAGATGCGCGACAACATCGTTGCCATGGGCGTCGACGAAGAGAAGCTCTACCAGGCCATGCGCAGGTTCCGCAGTGTCGGCCAGCGCAGCGAATTCGTCCACCGGGTTCCCATGTACCGGTTCATCTCCTGGCACAGCAAGAAGGTCATCGACCGCAGCTCGAAGTACCACTGGCTGGCGGACTCGCTGGTCAAGGTCACCGGGGCCATCCCGATGCCGCTGGTGCGCCACACCCCGACCTGGTCGGACGAACTCACCTACGAGCCGGTGGCCTGA
- a CDS encoding N-acyl-D-amino-acid deacylase family protein — MNDVTYDTIIRGGRWFDGSGSASAVRDIGLRGGHVAAISAEPLDVGDCPEVIDAAGHWVLPGLIDIHTHYDVEVLGGPALTESLRHGVTTIMLGSCSLSTVYVDGTEAGDLFGRVEAIPREHVISAVDGHKTWNSCREYIAALEARPLGPNVAAFIGHSDMRTATMGLDRATRADERPTRAEQARMEDMLAEALDAGMVGMSSQQLLFDKIDGETCRSRTLPSTYAKPRELRRLKALLRRSGRILQSGPDIANPVNVGSQVFSSLGLFRKKLKTSLLSAADVKANPYAVTIMGPLAGLVNRFGGDFRWQHLPVPFEVYADGIDLVIFEEFGAGAAALHLRDEVERNALMRDEAYRRRFRKEYESKLGIRVWHRDFFDAQIVACPDAAVVGKSFGEVGTDRGGLHPVDAFLDLVLEHGRALRWRTTISNHRPEILKKLAAEPGVQMGFSDAGAHLRNMAFYNMGLRLLRHVRDAQRAGREFMTIEAAVHRLTGELADWYRLDAGHLRIGDRADLVIIDPEKLDGSLDDYAEEPVAQYGGLSRMVNRNDATVAAVLVGGATVFRYGRTTDLVGAERTGSFLRAGVPVPARHRELSHAG; from the coding sequence ATGAACGATGTGACCTACGACACGATCATCCGCGGCGGGCGTTGGTTCGACGGTTCCGGCTCCGCCTCCGCAGTGCGCGACATCGGCCTGCGCGGCGGTCACGTGGCGGCCATCAGCGCCGAGCCGCTGGACGTCGGCGACTGTCCCGAGGTGATCGACGCCGCGGGACACTGGGTGCTGCCCGGCCTCATCGACATCCACACCCATTACGACGTCGAGGTGCTCGGCGGCCCCGCGCTGACGGAGTCGTTGCGCCACGGTGTCACCACGATCATGCTCGGGTCCTGCTCGCTGTCGACGGTGTACGTCGACGGCACCGAGGCCGGTGACCTGTTCGGACGCGTGGAAGCCATTCCGCGCGAACACGTGATCTCGGCGGTGGACGGGCACAAGACCTGGAACTCGTGCAGGGAGTACATCGCCGCACTCGAGGCTCGCCCGCTGGGCCCGAACGTGGCGGCGTTCATCGGGCATTCCGACATGCGCACGGCCACCATGGGATTGGACCGCGCCACCCGCGCCGATGAGCGCCCCACCCGCGCCGAGCAGGCTCGGATGGAGGACATGCTCGCGGAGGCACTCGATGCCGGCATGGTCGGAATGTCCTCTCAGCAGCTGCTTTTCGACAAGATCGACGGCGAAACCTGTCGCTCGCGGACCTTGCCGTCCACCTACGCCAAGCCCCGGGAACTGCGCCGGCTCAAGGCGTTGCTGCGGCGCAGTGGCCGGATTCTGCAGTCCGGGCCCGATATCGCCAACCCGGTCAACGTCGGCTCACAGGTGTTCAGCTCACTGGGCCTGTTCCGCAAGAAACTCAAGACCAGCCTGCTCTCGGCGGCCGACGTGAAGGCCAACCCCTACGCGGTGACGATCATGGGACCGCTGGCGGGCCTGGTCAACCGGTTCGGCGGCGACTTCCGGTGGCAGCACCTGCCGGTGCCGTTCGAGGTGTACGCCGACGGGATCGACCTGGTGATCTTCGAGGAGTTCGGCGCGGGGGCAGCGGCCCTACACCTGCGCGACGAGGTGGAGCGCAACGCGTTGATGCGCGACGAGGCCTACCGGCGCAGGTTCCGCAAGGAGTACGAGAGCAAGCTCGGTATCCGGGTGTGGCACCGCGACTTCTTCGACGCCCAGATCGTGGCCTGTCCCGACGCGGCCGTGGTGGGCAAGTCCTTCGGCGAGGTGGGCACCGACCGGGGCGGGCTGCACCCGGTGGACGCGTTCCTGGATTTGGTGCTCGAGCACGGGCGCGCCTTGCGCTGGCGTACCACCATCTCCAACCACCGCCCCGAGATCCTCAAGAAGCTGGCTGCCGAACCCGGTGTGCAGATGGGCTTTTCGGATGCCGGCGCACATCTGCGCAACATGGCCTTCTACAACATGGGCCTGCGATTGCTGCGCCACGTGCGCGACGCCCAGCGCGCAGGCCGGGAGTTCATGACCATCGAGGCGGCGGTGCACCGGCTCACCGGTGAACTGGCCGACTGGTATCGCCTCGACGCCGGGCATCTGCGCATCGGTGACCGCGCCGACCTGGTGATCATCGACCCCGAGAAGCTGGATGGCTCCCTCGACGACTACGCCGAGGAGCCGGTGGCCCAATACGGCGGCCTCTCGCGGATGGTGAACCGCAATGACGCCACCGTGGCCGCGGTGCTGGTGGGCGGTGCGACGGTGTTCCGGTACGGCCGGACCACCGATCTCGTGGGCGCCGAGCGCACCGGTAGCTTCCTGCGGGCCGGCGTACCGGTCCCCGCCCGGCACCGGGAGCTCAGCCATGCCGGTTGA